One Chondrinema litorale genomic window, AATAAAGAATTAGAAAGTATTCTGAATGTTAGTGACAAAATTAGGAATCAAAAAAATTGGTTATTCACTATATCAATACTTTTTGATGACAAAAAACTTACTAAACCAAGAGTTGAAAAGCCATATTATAATAAAAGAGATGAGCTTGTAGATTGGGTAATGTGGATGCCTTTAGAAATTATTGAGAATAGCAGTAATCCGTTAAAAGAGTTTTTTACATTCTTATTTGATGCGCTAAAAATATTTCTAAATCAAGAATTTCTAATAGATGAAAATTCCATCAATGAAGTTCAAGAAAAAATTGAAAATAAATATCTAGTTAATTGACTACTTCAATTTATTTGATAATCAGGGTAATAATAATCGGTGGATATGATAATTTAGAAGAACTCATATTTGATTTTTGGTTAATATTTGCAGCAGTAACAACCTTTCCAACTCTGATATTAAGAGTAATAGGTTATAAAATGGTTTACAAAGAAGATTATAAACTCATAACCTCACTGTTGGTGATTACTGTTATTTCTGTAGAAATTTTTAGAGTGTTGTAACAGACTCATTTCTCCTTAAATTTCAGTATTTCAAAATCTGCTTAAATGATATTATGTTAATTTAAGCAAATAAAGTTACAATAACTAAACAATGCACAGCCTAATTTCAAGACAAAATCGCATTACTCGACGATAGTAAACCTTTTTGATAATTTGAGGTAATATTAAGTTATATCCTTTCATTTCATACAGCGATTTTTAAGTTTATCCTGCAAAGTTTGATTTGTATTACGTAGGGGTTGAAAAGCTAGATGAAATTGAGGGTTAGCTTTTAGGTAAATGAGTAACAAAAAATCAGGCAATTTCTCTTAGGTAAACCATGTTTGGCAATGTTAACCGGAAACATACTTCGTCGGAATCGTTGAAGCAAATGATATTTCCACCCAGAATTTCTACGGTCTTTTTAACGAGGTACAAACCTAAACCAGGATGGTTTCCAATCTTCTTACCTCTGTTAAACATGTTAAACATTTTCTGGCAAAAATCATCTGGAATTGTTGGTCCATTGTTTCTAAACTCAAGTACTAATTCATTATTTAAATTTTTATCGATAGTAATTTTTAACTCTCCTCCTTTCTTATCTTCAAAGGCTTCTATAGCATTGGCTATTAAATGCTGAAATATAACTTCAATGTAGTAATACTGGCTTATAAACTCAGTTTCGGCCTTTTTATCTACTTTAAAAAACAAATTACTTATGTCTTTTTCTTTGTTTATTTTATCAAGTGTTTTATAAATAATCTCTTCGAAATCTATTGCTCTTGCTTCTACTCGCGATTTTGATTTTATATTTACAATATCTAATAGCTTGTAAATAAGATCGTCGAGTCTATCTGTTAGAGAGAAAATTTTTGAGTGTATATCTTGAACTGGCTGAGAATTATTTTCGGTCTCAAGTAGCGATAGTAATCCCTTAATAGACTTTACCGGGCCTTGTATGTCATGCGATACTTTGTAAATAAAATGTTGAAATTCCAACTTTTCTTGAAGGTACATCTCTTCAAAAGCATTTGCTTTAACTTCGTATAACCAGCAATCCCAAGAGTATTCTTCAGAAACGGTAGATGGCAAAATGGTGCAGACAAATTTCATATTTTCCATTTGCTGCTCATTAATAAAAACACAATTGTAAGAAGCAAAACTTCTGGCAATCAGGTTTTCCATAATGTCTAATACAGGAATTTGAGGTTGAATAAATTGAAAAAGAAAATTGCCTTCAGCTTTGCAACAGTAAGTTGAAAAGTTTTGCTTTATTCCATCTGAAATCTCCTGAATATTAAATTGCTTATCTAGTTTTAAATGATGCATAAAGTAAATCTCCGTCAGAAGTTTGCTATTCTCCTTGTATCGAATTCATTTTTTCAATCCATTTTTTGGCTTCCTTAAAATCGGGAAAAAATCTCATTTCATAATCGTGATACAAGCTAATGGTTCCCATTATTTCCTCTATTTCCATAGCATTGTATTTAGCTTCTGATACGATTATAGCTTTGTTAGATATACCAGCATTGATGAGTATAGAAGACCAGGCATAAATTACCTGGCCTTCATCTTCCAATTTACTCGCATATAATTGAGATGTATTTACTATCCAGTTTTTTATATTTTGCTCTTCGATAAATTCGCGTAAAACAAACAAGGTAGTTGTAAGTTTTTTAGAGTCTGGCAACTCGTACCAGTTAAGAAGTATAGCTTTTAGGCTTTCTAGATATTCAGCTTTTACATACTCTTTTTCTAAAATATTCATTTATTGATACGCCACGTAAAATTATTTTTTTGATACAGCAGCTTCAAGTTGTTTAATTCGCTCCATTAGTTCTGCCTCTCTCGATTTAGAGCGTTTTTCAAACTTCTTCATTATTTCTTGCTGCTCTTTTAGTAATGCCTCAGTTTTTGCTTTTCCCTCTTGGCGAATACTTTCCACTTCCAAGTTTCGCTCATTAAGCATTTCCTGTATGGTTTTCATCTGCTCCAGATTTTGTCTTAATTCCTCTTCGCTAGCCATTAACTCATCGTGCTTGGTAGCAACTTCTAAAGCAGTTCTTTTTTGGGCGGTAATATCTCTGGTAACTATACCTACTCCTACTATCTCTTTGTTAGATTTTAATGGGAAAGTATGTGTTTGATAGTAGTTGTTGAATTCACCCAGATCGTATTTTTTCTCTTCGTTGGTTGATTTACCTTTGAGTGCATTTTTAATATTTCTGGTAATGTTTTTCTTATCGTCTTCTGTTACAAGTTCGAAAAGAGACATCCCTACTTTTACCTCAATATTATGCTGGCGATATACTTCTTTTACAGCATCATTCGCTTGAATAATATTTGCATCTTTATCTAGCAAGAAGATGTTATCTGAAGTACTATTCATAAAAGATTCCATACGACCTTTTTCAGTCACAATCATATCTTGCATGGTAGAAATTTCTTCCAGATTTTGTCTTAATTCTTCTTCACTAGCCATTAGCTCTTCGTGCTTGGCGGCGGCATCTTTTTCCAGAGATTTGCGCTCAGTAATATCAGATGACACAATAGAAACCCCTATTATTTCGCCATTAG contains:
- a CDS encoding sensor histidine kinase, which encodes MHHLKLDKQFNIQEISDGIKQNFSTYCCKAEGNFLFQFIQPQIPVLDIMENLIARSFASYNCVFINEQQMENMKFVCTILPSTVSEEYSWDCWLYEVKANAFEEMYLQEKLEFQHFIYKVSHDIQGPVKSIKGLLSLLETENNSQPVQDIHSKIFSLTDRLDDLIYKLLDIVNIKSKSRVEARAIDFEEIIYKTLDKINKEKDISNLFFKVDKKAETEFISQYYYIEVIFQHLIANAIEAFEDKKGGELKITIDKNLNNELVLEFRNNGPTIPDDFCQKMFNMFNRGKKIGNHPGLGLYLVKKTVEILGGNIICFNDSDEVCFRLTLPNMVYLREIA